A section of the Leptotrichia buccalis C-1013-b genome encodes:
- a CDS encoding nitroreductase family protein encodes MNETIKQLQDRRSVREFTGENIKEKDLQAILYTAQRAANSVNGQQTSLIVIRDKQKLEKIAELCGGQKHIAEASVFVFVVMDFYRGVYAAESVGKRNIGPLSADGILVGAIDAGIVVNALQTAAIALGYGTTVIGAIRKNSKEIIKMLGLPKYVFPLIGSTIGVPAERPLTRVKPRVPLDTFAFEDKYDAEKVKEGVEFHEKDINKWRKENGTPQLPSYKEMIVRIYENFYNESKKELEEQGFKFADKLEEE; translated from the coding sequence ATGAATGAAACAATAAAACAATTGCAAGATAGACGTTCTGTAAGAGAATTTACTGGAGAAAATATAAAAGAGAAAGATTTACAGGCTATACTTTATACAGCGCAAAGAGCTGCAAATTCAGTTAATGGACAGCAAACTTCATTAATTGTAATTAGAGATAAGCAAAAACTGGAAAAAATTGCTGAATTATGTGGTGGACAGAAGCATATTGCAGAAGCAAGCGTTTTTGTATTTGTAGTAATGGATTTTTATCGTGGAGTGTATGCTGCGGAATCTGTTGGAAAAAGAAACATCGGACCGCTATCTGCTGATGGAATACTAGTTGGAGCTATAGATGCGGGAATTGTGGTAAATGCACTGCAAACAGCCGCTATTGCACTTGGTTATGGAACTACTGTAATTGGGGCGATTAGAAAAAATTCAAAAGAAATTATAAAAATGCTGGGATTACCAAAATATGTTTTTCCATTAATTGGAAGCACGATTGGAGTGCCTGCAGAAAGACCGCTAACAAGAGTAAAACCAAGAGTTCCACTAGACACGTTTGCATTTGAAGATAAATATGATGCGGAAAAGGTTAAGGAAGGTGTAGAATTTCACGAAAAGGATATAAACAAATGGCGCAAAGAAAATGGAACGCCGCAACTTCCTTCATACAAGGAAATGATTGTAAGAATTTATGAAAATTTCTACAATGAATCGAAAAAAGAATTAGAAGAGCAAGGATTTAAATTTGCTGATAAATTGGAAGAAGAATAG
- a CDS encoding ACP phosphodiesterase: MNFLAHSLISLEIDEKENKKTLYANFAGDFYKGLVETIELPDELKEGVVLHRIIDKISDRNENFLNELLTEKFGIFKGIVSDMYIDHFLSKNFDSLFNDNLNNIENKILYNIKINEKFFPDNFKRTFQWLKSGKVMSSYQNINFLERAFYGISQRVRKGEILKSAIIELQKNYNLFEEKAIKEFFYVKSESIKVFNKNRRIKKKC; the protein is encoded by the coding sequence ATGAATTTTTTAGCACATTCATTGATTTCACTTGAAATTGATGAAAAAGAAAATAAAAAAACATTATATGCAAATTTTGCTGGAGATTTTTATAAGGGATTAGTGGAAACAATTGAACTTCCAGATGAATTAAAAGAAGGGGTTGTTCTACATAGAATAATTGATAAGATTTCTGACAGGAATGAAAATTTTTTGAATGAATTGCTGACGGAAAAATTTGGAATTTTTAAGGGAATTGTGTCGGATATGTATATTGATCACTTTTTATCTAAAAATTTTGATAGTTTATTCAATGATAATCTTAATAATATTGAAAACAAAATATTGTATAATATAAAAATTAATGAAAAATTTTTCCCCGACAACTTCAAAAGAACTTTCCAATGGCTCAAATCTGGAAAAGTAATGTCAAGTTATCAAAATATCAATTTTTTGGAAAGAGCATTTTATGGAATTTCTCAAAGAGTTAGAAAAGGAGAAATCTTAAAATCAGCCATAATAGAATTACAAAAAAATTATAATCTTTTTGAAGAAAAAGCAATAAAAGAATTTTTCTACGTAAAATCAGAAAGTATAAAAGTGTTTAATAAAAATAGGAGGATAAAGAAAAAATGTTAA
- a CDS encoding TonB-dependent receptor translates to MLKKLMILSLIAASLMAFGEEKNDTFDIMLEETVVTGIKNDDIQKSGQIKNTTVVTYQDIHDKGYNTVEEVLKHTPGINFVNNGFGYIADVRGQGEQGATKNVKILVDGTPLNILDTSHAILPLNSIAVEDIEKIEIVNGGGTVLYGGGTTGGVINIITKKTQDEFMKSKIYYQNSSFDTNKYGIGTSVKFADKFLLNLGYEGIDGKGYRYRDKKNGKNLRGGFTYDITDNQTLSFKATRYDEDTKESDGIKKVQMDRDRRQDGDTLTDSNLKRTEFSLNYEIKPTDNLAFSLLGYNQKTVRKYEQSIPAEKANLSGMRPGNSRPNPGGSSRPGGNMPNFSAGQVNHITKGGFKDTKNGIDLKGKYNYGSGDIIFGYEYIKNKSSRNAYGGLYMWSQKLFSTSNVDIDMEKDTHSVFIQNKHSFTDKLDGILGYRYEHADYDIYRTDGTNSVNNKSKKNNNAYEAGLNFKYSDTGNVYAKYERGYRSPSPAEMVDKTPTTGYILNNLKSEKYDTYEIGVKDILGPSFVSITGFYTKKDDEILRNMIGHGIHWTHRNLPKTERKGIELFAEQYLEPFRINESVSYIDAKITKGTDKGKKIPYVSRIKATLGANYEVVKGLNITADLNYFSDSVDEKYEKIKAYSTTDLGMNYTHKTGLGLQAGIKNVFNKKYYRYKNGDSYIPEAERTYYVGVSYNF, encoded by the coding sequence ATGCTAAAAAAATTAATGATCTTAAGTTTAATTGCCGCTTCACTAATGGCATTTGGAGAAGAGAAAAATGATACATTTGATATAATGTTGGAAGAAACTGTAGTAACAGGCATCAAAAATGATGATATACAAAAAAGTGGACAAATCAAAAACACAACTGTCGTAACTTATCAGGATATTCACGATAAAGGGTACAATACTGTAGAAGAAGTACTAAAACATACGCCAGGCATAAATTTTGTAAATAATGGATTTGGATACATTGCAGATGTAAGAGGTCAAGGGGAGCAGGGAGCTACAAAAAATGTAAAAATTCTTGTGGATGGCACTCCTTTGAACATACTGGACACTTCACATGCAATTTTGCCGCTAAACTCTATCGCAGTAGAAGATATTGAAAAAATAGAAATTGTCAATGGTGGAGGAACTGTACTTTACGGTGGAGGGACTACTGGTGGAGTAATTAACATAATTACGAAGAAAACTCAAGATGAGTTTATGAAAAGTAAAATCTACTATCAGAACAGTTCATTTGATACGAACAAATACGGTATTGGAACAAGCGTTAAATTTGCTGATAAATTTTTATTGAATTTAGGGTATGAAGGTATTGACGGGAAAGGTTACAGATATAGAGATAAAAAAAATGGGAAAAACTTAAGAGGTGGATTTACATATGATATCACAGATAATCAAACTTTGAGCTTTAAGGCGACAAGATATGATGAAGATACGAAGGAATCCGATGGAATTAAAAAAGTCCAAATGGATAGAGATAGACGACAAGACGGGGATACTTTGACTGATTCCAATTTAAAAAGGACTGAATTTAGCTTAAATTACGAAATTAAGCCAACTGACAATCTTGCCTTCTCACTTTTGGGATACAATCAAAAAACTGTTAGAAAATACGAACAAAGCATTCCAGCAGAAAAAGCAAATCTTTCAGGAATGCGACCTGGTAATTCTCGACCTAATCCTGGTGGCAGTTCTAGACCTGGAGGGAATATGCCAAATTTTTCAGCAGGACAAGTAAATCACATAACAAAAGGAGGATTTAAAGATACAAAAAATGGAATTGATTTAAAGGGAAAATATAATTATGGCTCTGGCGATATTATTTTCGGATATGAATATATAAAAAATAAATCTTCCAGAAATGCTTATGGCGGACTATATATGTGGAGTCAAAAACTATTCTCAACTTCCAATGTTGATATTGATATGGAAAAAGACACACATTCAGTCTTTATCCAGAATAAACATTCGTTCACAGATAAACTGGATGGAATCTTAGGCTATAGATACGAACATGCTGATTATGATATTTACAGAACAGACGGGACAAATTCTGTCAATAATAAATCCAAAAAGAACAACAATGCCTATGAAGCAGGATTGAACTTTAAATATTCGGATACTGGAAATGTTTATGCAAAATATGAAAGAGGTTACAGATCTCCATCTCCAGCTGAAATGGTAGACAAAACTCCTACTACAGGATATATTCTAAACAATTTAAAATCTGAAAAATACGATACTTATGAAATTGGTGTAAAAGATATACTTGGTCCATCATTTGTAAGTATTACAGGTTTTTATACAAAAAAAGATGATGAAATTCTTAGAAATATGATAGGTCACGGTATTCACTGGACACACAGAAATTTACCCAAAACCGAAAGAAAAGGTATCGAACTGTTTGCCGAACAATATTTAGAACCATTTAGAATAAATGAGTCAGTTTCTTACATAGATGCAAAAATAACGAAAGGAACTGATAAAGGTAAAAAAATACCGTATGTATCAAGAATTAAAGCAACTTTGGGAGCTAACTATGAAGTTGTAAAAGGACTGAATATAACAGCAGACTTAAATTACTTCTCTGATTCAGTAGATGAAAAATACGAAAAAATTAAGGCTTATTCTACAACAGATTTAGGAATGAACTATACTCACAAAACAGGTCTAGGACTTCAGGCGGGAATTAAAAACGTATTTAATAAAAAGTACTATAGATACAAAAACGGAGACAGCTATATTCCAGAAGCTGAAAGAACTTATTATGTCGGTGTAAGTTATAACTTTTAA